In the genome of Deinococcus aquaedulcis, the window CCCACAGGCTACGGCGCCCGCACATGACCTGCATGGGAATGGTCAGGGTGACTGAGGCAGGCGGCCCTGGCGTAACCACGCTGCTTCGTGCGCGCCCTGCGGGGCGTGGGCCTCGGCCCACCGGGCGGCGCCCTCAATATCGTAGGGGACGCGGCGAAACTGCACGTTCCACAGGCCCTGGTGCCGCTCCAGCAGCGCCCAGCGGGCCGCCGGATCGCCCTGAAACTGGCGCGACACGGCCCCCACATTCACGAAGGTCACGCCCCCTTCGGCCACCAGCGCCTCGCGGTGGGTGTGGCCCACCAGCACCACGCGCACGGCCGACCCGCCGGAGAGCTCAGCCAGCAGGGCTGGGCCGGGCCGCAGGCGGGGGGACTCGGGCGCCCCTTCAAACAGCAGCGCGCGCCAGGGGTCCTGCGGGTGCCCGTGGGCCAGCAGCACCTCGCCGTCTGCAACCTGGGCCGTGGTGGGCAGGGCGCCCAGCACCTCTGGAACACCAGCGGGTAGCTGCGCCTGGACCCAGGCCGTCTGTTCGCGGTCGCGCTCCGGCCAGCGCCCAGCCACCAGTTCATCGGTGTTGCCACGCACGGTGGGGGGCGCGTGCTCCTGCTGCAGCGCCCAGGCACGGCCCGGGTCTGCGCCGCCCCACACCGTGTCACCCAGGTTGACAGTCAGGTCCGGGGTGGCCGCACGCACATCCGCCAGCACGGCGTCCAGGGCAAAGGCGTTGCCGTGCACGTCACTGAGCACCGCCACGCTCATGCTTACTTGCCCCGCGCCCCCGGGGTGCTTTCATCCAGAGGAATATTGGCCATCAGAACGACCATGTCGCCACGCTGCTCAATCTCCACCGAGCTGTGCCCCGTGGGAAAGTACCGCTTGACGACCTCCAGCAGATCATTGCGCAGGGCGTCCACCTTGCCGGGGGGAATCTGGGCGCGGTCATAGGCCAGCACCAGCTCCAGGCGGTCTTTCAGCGTCTCCTTGGTCCGGCCCCGTTTCATCCAGGAGAACATCTCAGGCCCCCCCGAACAGGCGGCGCAGCGCGGCCAGGAAACCCCGGTCTTCCTCGAACTTGGGGTACGGCACGTCCTCGCCCTTCAGGCGCCGGGCGGTGGCCATAAAAGCCTCGCCGGCCTTGGTCTTGCCCAGCACGGCCGGCTCGCCCACGTTGGTGCTGACGATGATCCCCTCGTCCTCGGGAACGATGCCGATAGGCTTGACCCCCAGGATGTCGAGGATGTCGGCTTCACTGAGCATGTTGCCGCTGGCCACCATCTTGGGGCGCAGGCGGTTGATCACCAGCCGGATCTCGCTGACCTGCTGCGCTTCCAGCAGGCCGATGATGCGGTCGGCATCGCGCACGCTGGAGACTTCGGGGTTGACCACGACCAGGGCGCCCTCGGCGGGGGCGGCGGCCGTCTTGAAGCCGGACTCGATACCGGCGGGGCTGTCAATCAGGATGCGGGTAAAG includes:
- a CDS encoding metallophosphoesterase family protein, with the translated sequence MSVAVLSDVHGNAFALDAVLADVRAATPDLTVNLGDTVWGGADPGRAWALQQEHAPPTVRGNTDELVAGRWPERDREQTAWVQAQLPAGVPEVLGALPTTAQVADGEVLLAHGHPQDPWRALLFEGAPESPRLRPGPALLAELSGGSAVRVVLVGHTHREALVAEGGVTFVNVGAVSRQFQGDPAARWALLERHQGLWNVQFRRVPYDIEGAARWAEAHAPQGAHEAAWLRQGRLPQSP
- the minE gene encoding cell division topological specificity factor MinE; the encoded protein is MFSWMKRGRTKETLKDRLELVLAYDRAQIPPGKVDALRNDLLEVVKRYFPTGHSSVEIEQRGDMVVLMANIPLDESTPGARGK